In the genome of Pseudomonadota bacterium, one region contains:
- a CDS encoding GTPase domain-containing protein yields MQIEFQSRELTIKLVYYGPALSGKTTNLQALHQLLDQRSRGRMMNLETQDDRTLFFDLLPLSFETKAGLQVRLRLFTVPGQAMHDATRRLVLQGVDGVAFIADSQLSETRANQQSFANLQHNLKDNGFDCQRVPLVIQFNKRDLPNIRSEEEIRKWAAQGREPVFSAIATRGIGVLETFLGLLDTTLKRLETDHRLQDRFGLERATALNAVRARFNPPKQDTGNEW; encoded by the coding sequence ATGCAAATCGAGTTTCAAAGCAGAGAGCTCACCATAAAGCTCGTCTACTATGGTCCGGCTCTCAGTGGAAAGACTACGAACCTGCAGGCGTTGCACCAGCTGCTCGATCAGCGGTCGCGCGGACGGATGATGAATCTGGAGACCCAGGATGACAGGACGCTGTTCTTCGACCTGCTTCCACTTAGCTTCGAGACCAAAGCAGGTCTGCAGGTACGGCTAAGGCTGTTCACGGTGCCAGGCCAAGCCATGCACGACGCAACCCGGAGACTCGTGCTGCAGGGTGTCGACGGAGTGGCCTTCATCGCAGACTCCCAGCTGTCGGAAACCCGCGCTAACCAACAGTCTTTCGCGAACCTCCAGCACAATCTCAAGGACAACGGCTTCGATTGCCAAAGGGTGCCCCTCGTAATCCAGTTCAACAAGCGTGACCTGCCGAACATACGCAGCGAAGAGGAGATCCGGAAATGGGCAGCCCAGGGACGCGAGCCGGTGTTTAGTGCGATCGCCACTCGAGGAATCGGGGTTCTCGAGACCTTTCTGGGCCTGCTCGATACGACGCTCAAGCGGCTCGAGACCGATCATCGACTCCAGGATCGCTTCGGCCTCGAGCGCGCCACCGCGCTGAATGCCGTGCGCGCTCGTTTCAACCCGCCCAAACAAGACACAGGCAACGAATGGTAA
- a CDS encoding division/cell wall cluster transcriptional repressor MraZ: MPSRFREVLSALGDCNLVITTGLDPCLVAYPLQEWLAFEQRLADLPQFDESVAMLRRIYVSGAVECELDKLGRLLIPQTLRQHAGLTREALWAGMGRHVELWDKTRFGELNGAVLEDPKKRNAMARRLAELGL; encoded by the coding sequence TTGCCTTCGCGCTTTCGCGAGGTGCTGTCGGCTCTTGGCGACTGCAACCTGGTGATCACGACTGGGCTTGATCCGTGTCTCGTGGCCTATCCGCTGCAGGAGTGGCTGGCGTTCGAGCAGCGGCTGGCCGACCTGCCGCAGTTCGATGAGAGCGTAGCCATGCTCAGACGGATCTACGTGTCTGGGGCTGTCGAGTGCGAGCTCGACAAGCTGGGGCGGCTGCTCATCCCTCAGACATTGAGGCAGCACGCGGGGCTCACACGTGAGGCGTTGTGGGCTGGCATGGGCCGGCATGTCGAATTGTGGGACAAGACCCGCTTCGGCGAGCTCAACGGCGCCGTGCTCGAGGATCCAAAGAAGCGCAACGCGATGGCGCGACGCCTGGCGGAGCTGGGACTGTGA
- a CDS encoding cell division protein FtsL, which yields MNGRSLMLWCAAVLAAAAAFVVHLTLSFETVRLGYDVGRARGLQRQLTESRRLLSLEAATLRQAGRVETVARGQLGMDVPGAPRIVSVGGKAPASRPAGRLQ from the coding sequence ATGAACGGCCGTTCCCTGATGTTATGGTGTGCGGCTGTGCTGGCGGCTGCAGCGGCGTTCGTCGTGCATCTCACGTTGAGTTTCGAAACGGTGCGGCTCGGTTATGACGTGGGCAGGGCGCGCGGCCTGCAGCGCCAGCTCACCGAGTCGCGCCGCCTACTATCGCTCGAGGCGGCAACCCTGCGTCAAGCCGGTCGAGTGGAGACGGTCGCCCGCGGCCAACTAGGAATGGATGTTCCAGGGGCACCACGGATCGTTTCCGTGGGTGGCAAAGCGCCTGCATCGCGCCCCGCGGGGAGGCTTCAATGA
- a CDS encoding ATP-binding protein, with protein MSYTELIHADATKLEDLIDRESLRQICGSFFDLFGLSLRVFSATGALLADVHEQRSICRYVNRHGAGRIACAQTVATVQNLLPQTATLTHPCFTGAIYTATPILYDDRCLGRFVVGPFLPAEIGAVPQSLLDVDPGIDVGEAKSRLASMPRVREETLARIVAHFRNVLQLMLFAGHRARMTSSVHLASIREGYRELAEKTARLEEAYESLKELDRLKGDFLATISHELRTPLTAVIGYTDMLISGIGGELNEQQRGFAQTIQSKGELLLELITNMLELNKLERGQLTLRPEPLDPMALAAEIEEIVLPQADARRIQLRVQSIEPAPATLVADAVRIKQVLLNLVTNAIKFTPPEGEVALIVRSAELAGDAMESDDDGETIMGMAVMMGGEPAVQFEVRDTGPGIAEENLARIFDPFYQIDQSSTRQHGGAGLGLAIVKSLVDAHGGKIDVDSRIDQGTTFVVILPERPAT; from the coding sequence ATGAGTTACACGGAGCTCATTCATGCGGATGCAACCAAGCTCGAAGACCTTATCGACCGAGAGTCCCTGAGGCAGATCTGCGGTTCTTTCTTCGATCTCTTCGGTCTTTCCCTGCGCGTGTTCTCAGCTACGGGTGCTCTGCTAGCCGACGTGCACGAGCAGCGCAGCATCTGCCGGTACGTCAACCGTCACGGCGCCGGACGGATAGCCTGCGCGCAGACGGTGGCGACCGTGCAGAATCTGCTGCCGCAGACCGCGACCCTGACGCACCCTTGCTTCACGGGAGCCATCTACACAGCGACGCCCATTCTCTACGATGACCGCTGCCTGGGTCGCTTCGTGGTTGGACCGTTCCTGCCGGCGGAGATCGGCGCTGTGCCGCAATCCCTTCTAGACGTCGATCCCGGCATCGACGTCGGCGAAGCCAAGTCACGTCTAGCGAGCATGCCGCGGGTACGCGAAGAGACGCTGGCACGTATTGTCGCCCACTTCCGCAACGTCTTGCAGCTGATGCTCTTCGCAGGCCACCGAGCGCGCATGACCAGCAGTGTGCACCTGGCCAGCATACGCGAGGGCTACAGGGAGCTGGCCGAAAAGACGGCGAGGCTCGAAGAAGCCTACGAGAGCCTCAAGGAGCTGGATCGGCTAAAGGGTGATTTTCTTGCCACGATCAGCCACGAGCTCAGAACGCCTCTGACCGCGGTGATCGGCTACACCGACATGCTGATCTCGGGAATCGGAGGCGAGCTGAACGAACAGCAACGGGGATTCGCGCAGACGATCCAGAGCAAAGGCGAGCTGCTCCTGGAGCTGATCACCAACATGCTCGAGTTGAACAAGCTCGAACGCGGCCAGCTGACCCTACGTCCCGAACCGCTCGATCCGATGGCGCTCGCCGCCGAGATCGAAGAGATCGTACTGCCGCAGGCGGACGCAAGGAGGATCCAGCTGCGCGTGCAGAGCATCGAACCAGCACCGGCCACCTTGGTGGCGGACGCCGTACGTATCAAGCAGGTGCTGCTCAATCTGGTGACGAACGCGATCAAGTTCACGCCTCCCGAAGGCGAAGTTGCCCTGATCGTGCGCTCCGCCGAGCTCGCCGGCGACGCAATGGAGTCGGACGATGACGGCGAAACCATCATGGGGATGGCGGTCATGATGGGCGGTGAGCCAGCGGTCCAGTTTGAGGTGCGCGATACGGGCCCGGGGATCGCAGAAGAGAATCTCGCAAGGATCTTCGACCCCTTCTATCAGATCGATCAGAGCTCCACTCGCCAGCACGGTGGCGCCGGACTCGGGCTGGCCATCGTCAAGAGCCTCGTGGACGCCCACGGTGGCAAGATCGATGTCGATAGCCGGATTGACCAAGGCACCACGTTCGTCGTCATACTGCCCGAGCGGCCTGCAACGTGA
- the rsmH gene encoding 16S rRNA (cytosine(1402)-N(4))-methyltransferase RsmH, which produces MNAVCHRPVLLSETLQAIGPRSGCVYADATLGQGGHTQALLEASAPDGRVIALDRDATALESARRRLAVFGARALLVHARFSQLERLLHERGVSKLDGLVADLGVSSDQLDRAERGFSFARSGPLDMRMDQAQGKTARELIEELPESELADVLFALGQERRSRAIAASAKRAVRAGELSTTEELRKAVVRVLGPARRGRVNPATRTFQALRIAVNRELSELDALLRLLPDVLHEGAVAVLICFHSLEDRRVKQALRADPRLVPLFKKPLRASREEQAHNPRARSARARAARRVANGPAA; this is translated from the coding sequence GTGAATGCTGTCTGCCACCGTCCCGTGCTGTTGAGCGAGACCCTGCAGGCCATTGGCCCCCGGTCCGGCTGCGTGTACGCGGATGCCACCCTCGGGCAGGGTGGGCACACGCAGGCCTTGCTCGAAGCGAGCGCGCCCGACGGCCGAGTGATAGCCCTCGATCGCGATGCCACGGCGTTGGAGTCCGCCCGTCGCAGGCTCGCGGTCTTTGGCGCTCGTGCGCTGCTGGTCCACGCGCGCTTCTCGCAGCTGGAGCGGTTGCTGCATGAGAGGGGAGTTTCCAAGCTGGATGGTCTCGTCGCGGACTTGGGCGTCAGCTCGGATCAGCTTGATCGAGCCGAACGGGGCTTTTCCTTTGCTCGATCGGGACCGCTCGACATGCGCATGGATCAGGCCCAGGGCAAGACGGCTCGTGAGCTGATCGAGGAGCTGCCGGAGTCGGAGCTCGCGGACGTGCTGTTTGCGCTCGGGCAGGAGCGTCGCTCCCGCGCGATAGCGGCCTCTGCGAAACGTGCAGTTCGGGCCGGCGAGCTCTCTACTACAGAAGAGCTGCGCAAGGCGGTCGTCCGGGTGCTCGGCCCTGCACGCCGGGGGCGCGTCAATCCTGCGACCCGTACCTTTCAGGCGTTGAGAATCGCCGTGAACAGGGAGCTCAGCGAGTTGGATGCGTTGCTTAGGTTGTTGCCGGATGTGCTGCACGAGGGCGCCGTCGCGGTGCTCATCTGTTTCCATTCCCTCGAAGACCGCCGCGTCAAGCAGGCACTGCGCGCAGACCCGAGGCTTGTGCCATTGTTCAAGAAGCCGCTGCGCGCGTCCCGCGAAGAGCAAGCTCACAACCCGCGCGCCAGAAGCGCAAGGGCGCGCGCTGCGCGTCGTGTTGCGAACGGGCCGGCGGCATGA